In Phormidium yuhuli AB48, one genomic interval encodes:
- the petB gene encoding cytochrome b6 has product MFSKEVTESKPFKWFNERLEIQAIADDITDKYVPPHVNIFYCLGGITLVCFLIQFATGFAMTFYYKPTVTEAYSSIQYLMTEVNFGWLIRSIHRWSASMMVLMMILHVFRVYLTGGFKKPRELTWVTGVILAVITVTFGVTGYSLPWDQVGYWAVKIVSGVPEAIPVVGSFMVELLRGGTSVGQSTLTRFYSLHTFVLPWLIAVFMLLHFLMIRKQGISGPL; this is encoded by the coding sequence ATGTTTTCTAAGGAAGTCACTGAGTCTAAACCCTTCAAGTGGTTTAACGAACGCCTCGAAATCCAGGCGATCGCCGACGACATCACCGACAAATACGTTCCGCCTCACGTTAACATCTTCTACTGCCTCGGTGGTATCACCCTGGTTTGCTTCCTGATCCAGTTTGCCACTGGATTCGCCATGACCTTCTACTACAAACCGACGGTCACGGAAGCCTACAGCTCCATTCAATACCTCATGACCGAGGTGAACTTCGGTTGGCTGATTCGCTCCATCCATCGCTGGTCCGCCAGCATGATGGTGTTGATGATGATTCTGCACGTGTTCCGGGTTTACCTCACCGGTGGATTCAAAAAACCTCGGGAACTCACCTGGGTCACCGGCGTGATTCTCGCCGTCATCACCGTCACCTTTGGGGTGACCGGCTACTCCCTTCCCTGGGACCAAGTGGGTTATTGGGCTGTAAAAATCGTCAGCGGTGTTCCCGAAGCCATCCCCGTGGTGGGCAGCTTTATGGTGGAACTGCTCCGGGGTGGAACCAGTGTGGGTCAATCTACCCTCACCCGCTTCTACAGCTTGCACACCTTCGTCCTTCCCTGGCTGATTGCGGTGTTCATGCTGTTGCACTTCCTCATGATCCGCAAACAAGGAATTTCTGGCCCCTTGTAA
- a CDS encoding ATP-binding protein produces the protein MTEIDRIIQRAPNPFDTETFWSGNFWQEIQNPELTVDSIHQDVLQEIEAVLDQVAEDRRSRTLLLEGETGSGKTYLLGRLKRQLQTPDYKQLPRAFFVYIEPFTASDYIWRHILRYTVDSLLETPAGLDKSQLLIWLEGLSELKKRGIVDWLRGERQLFIRKLLETYPSGIYNAQEFFGVLYHLTDSELYPIACEWLRGDDLDDESLRKLGVQGTIDTEDAAQKTLANFGRIADATLPIVLCFDQLDNIARDRQGNPDLESLFRVNSILHTQKVKNFLFIISIITDTWRQNAPHIPATDRDRLDANLRLKQISLDQAEALWASRLYSLHQQTYPQPTSPIYPLIRPTLDGKFPGGKTRPRNTLILGRRLYQDVKLQQLQANVSQGASLEGKTPPPLLPSDAQSDPVAAFKLVWIKKFKQTRERVSKIRQYAAPELVQMLAEVVQALQMEDIQPRLLPSRTYASYSISYRHPGTTNRVGIVWSEDTNMVKFFHLLKGCGEALSSHLCQSLQLIRAEGVGSPTNRGYQLYTEIFGQPENNHFMSDLTSVQYLATHHALVNDALSGELVVGEETPDGSRLQSLVRQTGVLRDCPLLQQLGFFEITSGQDAAEQSLQAIEDFIINRVLNQQCMAIQQLIEEAIAQFGGASKQQVHQLIQSLSLSDRPLQILDPDVTLEEQLVIATP, from the coding sequence ATGACCGAGATTGATCGCATTATCCAACGCGCCCCCAACCCGTTTGATACGGAAACCTTCTGGTCGGGAAATTTTTGGCAGGAAATCCAAAACCCGGAACTCACGGTGGACTCGATTCACCAAGATGTTCTCCAGGAGATTGAGGCGGTTTTGGATCAGGTAGCCGAGGATCGCCGCAGTCGCACTCTGCTGTTAGAGGGGGAAACTGGCTCAGGAAAAACCTATCTCTTGGGCCGACTCAAACGACAACTGCAAACTCCCGATTACAAACAACTCCCCCGCGCCTTTTTTGTCTATATTGAACCCTTTACCGCCAGTGACTATATTTGGCGGCATATTTTGCGTTATACCGTTGATAGTCTGTTAGAGACCCCGGCTGGCCTGGATAAATCCCAGTTGTTAATTTGGTTAGAAGGTCTCTCGGAGTTAAAAAAACGGGGCATTGTCGATTGGTTACGGGGGGAACGGCAACTGTTTATCCGCAAACTCCTGGAGACCTATCCCTCGGGAATTTATAATGCTCAGGAGTTCTTCGGGGTTTTATACCATCTGACGGACTCAGAACTCTATCCCATTGCGTGTGAATGGTTGCGGGGAGATGATTTAGATGATGAATCTTTGCGGAAGTTGGGGGTTCAAGGAACCATTGATACAGAAGATGCCGCCCAGAAGACCTTGGCGAACTTTGGGCGCATTGCCGATGCCACGTTACCCATTGTTCTCTGTTTTGACCAACTTGATAACATTGCCCGCGATCGCCAAGGGAACCCAGATTTAGAATCCCTATTTCGCGTCAATTCGATTCTCCATACTCAGAAAGTCAAGAACTTTCTCTTTATCATCAGCATCATCACCGACACCTGGCGACAAAATGCCCCTCATATTCCCGCCACAGACCGCGATCGCCTCGATGCGAACCTCAGACTCAAACAAATCAGTTTAGACCAAGCGGAAGCCCTCTGGGCCAGCCGTCTGTATAGCCTACACCAGCAAACCTACCCACAACCGACCTCTCCCATTTATCCTCTGATTCGTCCCACCTTAGATGGCAAGTTTCCCGGTGGTAAAACTCGACCCCGCAACACCCTAATTTTAGGGCGACGACTCTATCAGGATGTCAAACTCCAACAACTGCAAGCCAACGTCTCCCAGGGAGCCTCACTTGAGGGAAAAACGCCCCCACCCCTATTGCCCAGTGATGCCCAAAGTGACCCCGTGGCGGCATTTAAACTGGTTTGGATCAAGAAATTCAAGCAAACTCGGGAACGGGTCTCTAAAATTCGTCAATATGCTGCCCCCGAATTGGTGCAAATGTTAGCCGAGGTGGTGCAGGCGTTACAGATGGAAGACATCCAACCCCGACTCCTTCCCAGTCGGACCTATGCCAGTTATTCCATCAGTTATCGTCACCCCGGAACCACCAATCGGGTGGGAATTGTTTGGTCGGAAGACACCAATATGGTGAAGTTTTTTCATCTCCTCAAAGGCTGTGGAGAGGCGTTATCGAGTCATCTGTGTCAGTCGTTGCAGTTGATTCGGGCCGAGGGGGTGGGGTCGCCGACGAATCGCGGCTACCAACTCTATACGGAGATTTTTGGCCAACCGGAAAATAACCACTTTATGTCCGATTTAACCTCGGTGCAATATCTGGCGACGCATCATGCTTTAGTCAATGATGCCCTCTCTGGGGAATTGGTGGTCGGGGAGGAAACCCCTGATGGGTCCCGGTTGCAGTCCTTAGTTCGGCAAACGGGGGTGTTGCGAGATTGTCCGCTGCTGCAACAGTTGGGCTTTTTTGAGATTACCTCCGGCCAAGATGCGGCGGAACAGTCCTTGCAGGCCATTGAAGATTTCATTATTAACCGGGTTCTCAATCAGCAATGCATGGCGATTCAACAGTTAATTGAAGAGGCGATCGCCCAGTTTGGGGGTGCGAGTAAACAACAGGTCCACCAACTGATTCAGAGTTTATCCCTGAGCGATCGCCCCCTGCAAATTCTCGATCCCGATGTCACCTTAGAAGAACAACTGGTGATTGCAACCCCCTAG
- the ctpA gene encoding carboxyl-terminal processing protease CtpA — MQKRAVSFGLLLLLVFGLSGWFGWAPPALALTEEQKLISEVWRLVNRAYVDDSFNGQNWWQVRQEALRQPLDSREAAYDTIEEMLAKLNDPFTRLLRPDNYRNLQVNTAGELTGVGLQIAIEPESKRIKVIAPIAGSPADDAGIQAGDIVLEIDGVSTENLSLDEAATRMRGTIGTPVVLQVQRFDSQRIDDIEIIRDRIALNPVSYKLTEAEDRTPVGYIRLTQFSANATEQMSDAITQLEDEGAAAYVLDLRNNPGGLLQAGVEIARLWLNDATIVYTVNRQAVLGSFDAGHEALTEAPLVVLVNQGTASASEILAGALQDNRRAQLVGERTFGKGLIQSLFDLSDNSGIAVTVAKYETPSHKDINKLGITPDFVVPQNTIRRDEVGTPADLPYQKAIELLTDSAMVAKAT; from the coding sequence ATGCAAAAACGCGCTGTCAGCTTTGGACTTCTGCTTTTACTGGTTTTCGGACTCTCAGGCTGGTTCGGCTGGGCCCCTCCAGCCTTGGCCTTGACGGAAGAACAGAAACTGATCTCAGAAGTCTGGCGATTGGTGAACCGTGCCTATGTGGACGATTCCTTCAATGGACAAAACTGGTGGCAAGTCCGTCAGGAGGCCCTACGCCAACCTCTCGACAGTCGTGAGGCGGCCTATGACACCATTGAGGAGATGTTGGCAAAACTGAATGACCCCTTCACACGGCTGTTACGACCCGACAACTACCGCAATTTACAGGTCAACACGGCCGGAGAGTTAACGGGGGTGGGACTGCAAATCGCCATTGAACCTGAGAGTAAGCGCATTAAGGTTATTGCCCCCATCGCCGGCTCTCCCGCTGATGATGCGGGTATCCAGGCGGGAGATATTGTCTTAGAAATTGATGGGGTATCCACTGAAAATCTTTCTCTGGATGAAGCTGCCACTCGGATGCGAGGAACCATTGGCACCCCAGTCGTGCTGCAAGTGCAACGCTTCGATAGCCAGCGGATTGATGATATTGAAATTATCCGCGATCGCATTGCCCTCAACCCCGTCAGTTACAAGCTAACGGAAGCCGAAGACCGCACCCCCGTCGGCTATATTCGCCTGACACAGTTCAGCGCCAACGCCACGGAACAGATGAGCGACGCCATTACCCAGCTCGAAGATGAAGGCGCGGCTGCCTATGTTCTCGATTTACGCAATAATCCCGGCGGCCTGTTACAAGCGGGAGTCGAAATTGCCCGCCTCTGGCTCAACGATGCCACCATTGTCTATACGGTGAATCGTCAAGCGGTCTTAGGAAGTTTCGATGCCGGCCATGAGGCTCTCACCGAGGCCCCATTAGTGGTCTTAGTCAATCAAGGGACCGCCAGTGCCAGTGAAATCCTAGCCGGGGCCCTCCAAGACAATCGCCGGGCCCAACTGGTGGGAGAACGCACCTTTGGCAAGGGGTTAATTCAGTCTCTATTTGACCTCTCAGATAATTCGGGAATTGCCGTCACTGTAGCCAAATACGAGACCCCCAGCCACAAAGACATCAACAAGTTAGGGATTACCCCAGATTTTGTCGTTCCCCAGAACACCATCCGCCGCGACGAAGTCGGAACCCCCGCCGATTTGCCCTACCAAAAGGCGATCGAACTTCTAACCGACAGCGCCATGGTTGCCAAAGCTACGTAG
- a CDS encoding AAA family ATPase yields MASIQQIVQRTVNPFDSTSFRPGNFWHDDSSQATSINGIHEEIVAGVSQMLSQVQGDRRSRTVVLSGDSGSGKSFLLGRLKRTLNPQAFFAYIGPWPESDYIWRHTLRYTIDSLTCVPDGERESQLLLWLKSLSAFRDEGFLKKVIGERHLFIHNFKSTYPTGIYNANEFFSILYHLTNPDLYPLACDWLKGDDLDAESLKLLNVSSSIETEHQAQNVLGNFGRIATATQPIVLCFDNLDNVDRSDRGYIDLQALFNVNSIIHNQKLKNFLVIISIITDTWRENSPHVQPADLARVDEELHLRPVDMTAAIALWERRILPLHQEADPPIPSRLYPLSEQELHRKFPGNQALPRSVLMVGRQAFQTAKLQLQDQAPVTQEVDELAAFQLVWEKELAKSRKTVQEIRQFSAPELMKMLREALTALNVTGVEPKLLKSPTYSRYSLSFYWSLTLGRIGVIWIEEPNLNSFCRVMKSCQEALRKNTCQYLYLIRAENLGVPKNKGYRYYKALFVDSIHKHIIPQIESLQILAAYHELVNAAEAGDLLLGDRAISTDELKDLVVRSEVLQSCRLLQNLGVFERNMGSLLDSTMSQSSKTENDPLRERLKEYLFALVKTQQLVGRMVLLESTRSQFPEMTPEGIDGAIGVLCDEGAIVILNPESNAEEQLITVNP; encoded by the coding sequence ATGGCTTCTATCCAACAGATTGTTCAACGCACTGTGAATCCCTTTGACTCGACCAGCTTTCGCCCCGGTAATTTTTGGCATGATGACAGTAGCCAAGCCACCAGTATCAATGGGATTCATGAAGAGATTGTGGCTGGGGTGTCTCAGATGCTTTCCCAAGTTCAGGGCGATCGCCGCAGTCGGACTGTAGTTCTCTCGGGGGATTCCGGTTCCGGGAAAAGCTTTCTCCTGGGCCGTTTAAAACGAACTCTCAACCCTCAAGCCTTTTTTGCCTATATTGGTCCCTGGCCCGAAAGTGACTATATTTGGCGACATACCTTACGCTATACCATTGATAGTTTAACCTGTGTGCCGGACGGTGAACGGGAATCTCAGTTATTATTATGGCTGAAGAGTTTATCGGCGTTTCGGGATGAGGGATTTCTCAAAAAAGTTATTGGCGAACGTCATTTATTTATCCATAACTTCAAATCGACCTATCCCACAGGAATTTATAATGCTAACGAGTTTTTCAGTATTCTCTATCATTTAACCAATCCTGATTTATATCCCTTGGCTTGTGATTGGCTCAAGGGAGATGATTTAGATGCCGAGAGTTTAAAGTTACTCAATGTTAGCAGTTCGATTGAGACGGAACATCAGGCGCAAAATGTTTTAGGTAATTTTGGTCGTATTGCCACAGCGACCCAGCCAATTGTTCTGTGTTTTGACAATTTGGATAATGTTGACCGCAGCGATCGCGGCTATATTGACTTGCAAGCCTTGTTCAATGTCAATTCCATTATCCACAATCAAAAGCTGAAGAACTTTCTGGTTATTATTAGTATTATTACCGATACCTGGCGAGAAAACTCCCCCCATGTGCAACCGGCGGATTTAGCGCGAGTCGATGAAGAATTGCATTTACGGCCCGTGGATATGACGGCGGCGATCGCCCTTTGGGAACGTCGAATTTTGCCCCTCCATCAAGAAGCCGATCCCCCCATTCCCTCCCGCCTCTATCCCCTCTCAGAACAGGAGTTACACCGCAAGTTTCCCGGAAATCAGGCCCTACCCCGTTCCGTCCTGATGGTGGGACGACAAGCCTTTCAGACTGCCAAACTTCAGCTTCAGGACCAGGCCCCAGTCACGCAAGAAGTGGATGAACTCGCGGCGTTTCAGTTGGTTTGGGAAAAGGAACTGGCCAAATCCCGTAAAACCGTCCAAGAAATCCGTCAATTTTCTGCCCCAGAGTTGATGAAGATGTTACGGGAAGCCTTGACGGCGTTGAATGTTACGGGAGTAGAACCCAAGTTATTAAAAAGTCCCACCTATAGCCGCTATTCGTTGAGTTTTTATTGGTCGTTGACCTTGGGGCGCATTGGGGTTATTTGGATTGAGGAACCGAATCTCAATAGTTTCTGTCGAGTAATGAAGTCTTGTCAAGAGGCGTTGCGCAAGAATACTTGTCAGTATCTGTATTTGATTCGGGCTGAGAATTTAGGGGTTCCGAAAAATAAGGGCTATCGGTATTATAAGGCATTGTTTGTTGACTCGATCCATAAACATATCATTCCTCAAATTGAGTCCTTACAGATATTGGCGGCGTATCATGAGTTAGTTAATGCAGCTGAGGCGGGGGATTTGCTCCTGGGTGATCGGGCTATCAGTACCGACGAATTGAAAGATTTAGTGGTGCGGTCAGAGGTTTTACAGTCCTGCCGTTTATTACAAAATCTCGGGGTTTTTGAACGCAACATGGGCAGTTTGTTAGACTCGACAATGTCCCAGAGTTCTAAAACTGAAAATGACCCGCTTCGCGAGCGGTTAAAAGAGTATCTATTTGCTCTAGTGAAAACTCAGCAATTAGTAGGACGAATGGTGTTACTGGAGAGTACGCGATCGCAGTTCCCGGAAATGACCCCAGAAGGGATTGACGGAGCCATTGGGGTATTATGTGACGAGGGGGCGATCGTCATTCTCAACCCCGAGTCGAACGCCGAGGAACAGTTAATCACAGTCAACCCATGA
- a CDS encoding tetratricopeptide repeat protein — protein MEISDQAWNNLCWFGSLRGEAEAVIPACEQAVTLEPEEAGPRGNLGIAKALTGDKEAAIQEFQAYIELSDNPGANRQVQGYINTLSAGENPFTEAEIQRLLGE, from the coding sequence GTGGAAATTTCAGATCAAGCTTGGAATAACCTTTGTTGGTTTGGCAGTTTGCGCGGTGAAGCAGAGGCGGTCATACCCGCCTGTGAGCAAGCTGTCACCCTGGAACCGGAAGAGGCAGGACCTCGGGGAAATCTGGGAATTGCCAAGGCCCTGACCGGGGATAAAGAAGCAGCCATTCAAGAGTTTCAAGCCTATATTGAATTGAGTGATAATCCAGGAGCGAACCGGCAAGTCCAAGGTTATATTAATACCCTCAGCGCCGGGGAAAATCCCTTTACCGAGGCGGAGATTCAGCGGTTGTTAGGGGAGTAA
- a CDS encoding helix-turn-helix domain-containing protein, translated as MARLAAPPITLTESERAELETLARRPSTAQQIAKRARIILRASQGESHGQISRELGISKDMSRLWRNRWLEVSPRGVPIPERLRDAPRPGAPATFSLEQITQLYALACTPPDQYGRPISHWSPRELAEEMVKQGIVEQISQRHVGRLLAEAEIKPHQSHYWLHPPPTVSSPTKSGTSATSTSKRLNELNGER; from the coding sequence ATGGCCAGATTAGCTGCACCCCCCATTACCCTAACCGAGTCAGAGCGAGCCGAACTCGAGACATTGGCTAGACGCCCGAGCACGGCTCAGCAGATTGCCAAGCGAGCAAGAATCATTTTGCGGGCTAGTCAAGGTGAAAGCCATGGTCAAATCTCACGAGAGTTGGGCATCAGTAAAGATATGAGTCGGTTATGGCGTAACCGCTGGCTCGAAGTCAGTCCTCGGGGAGTCCCAATCCCCGAGCGTCTGAGAGATGCCCCTCGGCCAGGAGCACCGGCCACCTTTAGCTTGGAGCAAATCACTCAACTATATGCCTTAGCCTGTACCCCGCCTGATCAATATGGCCGCCCCATCAGCCATTGGAGTCCTCGGGAACTGGCAGAGGAGATGGTCAAGCAAGGGATTGTTGAACAGATTAGTCAACGCCACGTGGGTCGATTATTGGCCGAAGCCGAAATCAAACCGCACCAGAGCCATTACTGGCTCCACCCCCCCCCGACTGTGAGTTCGCCGACAAAGTCAGGGACATCTGCAACGTCTACGAGCAAGCGATTGAACGAGCTGAACGGGGAGAGGTGA
- a CDS encoding transposase, whose product MSVDEMTGIQAKERTMPNLPMKPGRPEKVEFEYIRHGTQSLISSFNVATGRIDQANVGKTRTEADFVSHIDALVVQFPNAPKWHLVMDCLNTHQSESLVRLVAALEPEPIELGQKGKSGILKSMDTRAAFLSNPDHRLVIHFTPKHCSWLNQIEIWLSILARKLLRRASFTSEDDLRTQILDFIEYFNCTMAKPFKWTYSGKPLIS is encoded by the coding sequence ATGAGTGTAGACGAAATGACTGGGATTCAAGCTAAGGAGCGCACCATGCCCAATCTACCGATGAAGCCAGGGCGTCCTGAGAAAGTCGAGTTTGAATACATCCGTCATGGAACCCAAAGCTTGATTTCCTCCTTCAATGTGGCGACGGGACGGATTGACCAAGCCAATGTCGGGAAGACCCGTACGGAGGCGGATTTCGTCTCCCACATCGACGCCTTGGTGGTCCAATTCCCCAACGCCCCTAAATGGCATCTGGTGATGGACTGTCTCAATACCCATCAGTCTGAGTCCCTGGTGCGATTAGTCGCCGCCCTGGAGCCGGAACCGATTGAACTGGGTCAAAAGGGGAAATCCGGCATCTTGAAGTCCATGGACACTCGCGCGGCTTTTCTAAGTAATCCTGACCACCGCCTAGTGATACACTTCACCCCCAAGCATTGCTCCTGGCTCAACCAAATTGAAATCTGGTTGAGCATCCTGGCTCGCAAGTTGCTGCGCCGGGCCAGTTTCACGAGTGAGGATGACCTGAGAACCCAAATCCTCGACTTCATCGAGTACTTCAATTGCACAATGGCTAAGCCTTTCAAGTGGACTTATTCCGGCAAGCCCTTGATCTCATGA
- the petD gene encoding cytochrome b6-f complex subunit IV yields MSTLKKPDLSDPKLRAKLAQGMGHNYYGEPAWPNDLLYVFPVVILGTLACVVGLAVLDPAMIGEPADPFATPLEILPEWYLYPVFQILRVVPNKLLGIGLQTLIPLGLMLIPFIESINKFQNPFRRPVATSMFLFGTLVTLWLGIGATLPIDKSLTFGLF; encoded by the coding sequence ATGTCTACTTTGAAAAAGCCGGATCTCAGCGATCCGAAACTCCGCGCCAAACTCGCCCAAGGCATGGGTCACAACTACTATGGTGAGCCTGCTTGGCCCAATGACCTGCTCTATGTGTTCCCCGTAGTCATCCTGGGAACCCTCGCCTGTGTGGTGGGTCTAGCAGTTCTTGACCCCGCGATGATTGGGGAGCCGGCCGATCCCTTTGCGACCCCTCTGGAAATTCTGCCGGAATGGTATCTCTATCCCGTGTTCCAAATTCTGCGGGTGGTGCCGAATAAACTCTTGGGAATTGGTCTTCAAACCCTAATTCCTCTTGGTTTAATGTTGATTCCGTTCATTGAAAGCATCAACAAATTCCAAAACCCCTTCCGCCGTCCAGTGGCGACGTCCATGTTCTTGTTTGGGACCTTGGTCACCCTCTGGTTAGGAATTGGGGCGACTCTTCCCATCGATAAATCTCTCACCTTCGGTCTTTTCTAA